aatagAATGTCCTAAAAATGGCATCTAATGACAGCATAGCATGTGGCTAAGGAAGCAAACACGAGCAGAATCTTCAAAtcgggaaaaaaagagagctttataattaatttttataactgGCAAAGGCCAGAAGGAACTTCCAAAATCAACAAGTATGAAAAGGGCAATTCACCCTTCTAACTTTGATCGGCTGCTTTTCAAGCTTAGCATGTGCTTATCTTCGTCTCAAAATCTCGTGATACTGCTAAGTATTGTACATAAACAGGCCCATCTGCCCCTGCCAGGTCATGGGGCAGAGGCATCCCAGCATGAGGAATACCGACAAGAGGATAAGCCTGCCCAATCCAAGATCTCTCAGATGGCATAGTCCAGAATTCAGATATGTCATCTATTGCATGACAGAGCAGAGTACCTCATACAAACATAAATAAGAGGTGAACAAGAGAGGCCTTCGGCACAAATAACAGCAATTTTCAGTGCTCTTTACTAATTGCAAAAGAAACGCAATTAAAGATAAACATGAATAAATTGTCAGAAGTGCAGCAAAGATTCTTTCTGATATATTGTCTTTTCTTCTCACTCTCTAGTAGCACCAAGTACCAACCACCGACCACCAAATATAACTTgacaaatataagaaacaagcaCCGTAGAGATCCAAGAAGACCTAAAGTCAAGATATATGATTGGAAGCATCACAAGGCCCTATGCGTGAGAAGCAAAGCTGAGCGTCaatctttgatttcttttccaaattgaCATTTCAAGCTTACCTGCACAATTACCCATATACCTGAGTCCTAGGAAGTATCTACTGTTGACATGTGCATATAACGTTAAGGAGATTCGTGGAAAGACATCACTACTTCAGCAGTAGATATTATACCTACCAAACAAGCTACATTATCTCAACAGCACCCCATCACCAATGGACCAGCCAGCTAGTTAGTTCCATCTCATTTAGTCTTAGCGTCTACGTACTTGAATGTCACGTTTATAATATTATACGATTGATGAAGCAATTTGCAATTTACGACTGCTTTAATGGAATAGGAGGAAGCGGTCAAaagctaaaagaaaaactagGTTAAAAGAGAGAGCATAAAGGCCGGACTTACTACTACCTAACATATTTCTCCGTGCAATCTACCAGAAGGAAGGGTCCTTTTGGATTCTTTTACCCAGGTATGTACATAGGAATGAAGGTGCTCTTAGGGGAAGAGGCGCCTCTGGATGCTCTTCAAACCCCTGCAAAGCTCTCCCTGGTACGTCGTCTAATCCCGAATTAATGTGAGGCCGATGGTTTAGGGTTAGCGTTTTCTCTGCATCTTGCTACTGCGATGGATGAGTCAACGCGGTTCCGGTTAAATGAGAAGGGATTGAGTTTCCGAACACCCTCTTCTCCTAGAAATGACCGTCCTACTTCGGATGCTCATTCGTTGGCTGAGAAGGATTGTAATGCTCCGCCTGTTTCTGTTGGTTTCGCGAATTCGCGTCCTATCCCTGTAGTGCACAGAGGTCGACCGGGTTATAGGGGTAGATCTAAGTCCATTCGATCTCGTTCAAGGGGCGGATCGAAGAAACCTACCCCCCGCACCTGGGCGTCGGTTGCTAGTGCGGCCAACAAGGGATATAGTCTTGGTTATAAGCTGGACTACTCGCCTCCTCAGATCGTTAATAACAGACCAGTCATACAAATGGATGAAACCGACATTCAAGCGGCGGATCCGAAGTTATATGATTGTCTTGTTGGCTATTTCATTGGTAAAAAACTACCGTTTAAGCTTGTGGAAGAGTCCCTCAAGAGAGCTTGGGGATTGGTTTTGACTGAAGTTCTGTCGAATGGAAGAGGATTGTTCCTCCTTCGTTATTCTGACAAAGAATTCAGGAGGAAACTCCTAGAGGGCGGCCCTATAACTCTGGCGAgaattccttttattttacagCAGTGGCAACCGGGTATCGAACTAAAGAGAGACTCTCATATGTCTGTGCCGATATGGGTGAGATTGAGAAACCTTCCCTTCGATAACTGGTCTGCTTAGGCGATTAGCAAGGCAGTAAGTTCTCTTGGTAAGCCTTTATATGTTGATCAAAGAACGGAGCAAATGTCTATGATATCGTTTGCCCGTGTTTGTGTTGAAATAACTGCTAGACAAACTTTATATGATTGTATTGATCTGGTTACGGATGGGAGAACTGATGTTGTTGAAGTTGAGTACGAATGGAGACCATTAGTTTGCGCCAAATGTGATATGTTCGGCCATAGCTGTCAGAATACTGTTCCTGTTCCGGTTACTGAAGTGGGTGGTAAGATGGCTCATAGTCAAGCTACTTCTGTGATGAACCCTGAGTCTGAATCGTTGGTGAACAGAGGTAAAGGAGTGGTCGTACCGGCCTCATTCAATCATAATGATAATGATTCACGGGATCCTCGGCGGGGTCTAGTTTCTGCAGTATCCTCTACTGATATGAATGCTTCTAGACCTCTGGTTAGGGGTGAATCCAGCTCTCAGCAGATGGCTCCTTCTCGCCCAAAACCAATGATTGATCATGACTCCAATGCCGATATAGTCGAGCCCGAGGATACCGAGATGTGGTCGAAACGCACAAGCGGAAGTTTAAAAACTAAGGAAGAAACAGGCCGCTAGAGAagcagctgctgctgctgctgaagCTTCTCGAGCGACTGCTGTCTCTAAGGCATCCTTCAGTCTATCACCTATCACGGAGGAGGACCAGCTGCTACAGAGGAATCCTTCTAAGGGAGAAGATGATCTGCATTCTCCATCAAATGTTAAATCGCCTGCTATGGCAGAACCTACTGGTTCGGACCCGTCTATGATTGTCCAAGAGTCCTCTCAGGATGTATCCAGCTCAAGCTCTCAGGAGGAATCCTCTTATGATGATCTACCGAAAGCTGAGGAACATGTGAGTAAACCAAGTCACCATATGACTGAAAGACTACAAGATCACCTTGCTGACATGCTGGAAGCTTCCCCTCTCCCTGTCGGTCCGAAGAAGCCTACTAAGGGCTCCAAGACCTCTAGGAAGAGGTAAGCCGTTCTCTCCTATGTTTTTTGGCTTCTGGAATATCAGGGGCGTCCTTGGTCCGCTAAGGCGCGCTGAAGTTAGGCGTTTTGTTGCGGTTAATAAGTTATGCTATATTGGCTTACTTGAGACTAAAGTTCCCGAAGAGAATTTTGAATCTATCTCCTTCACCCTCATCAGGGGTTGGAGTTGGGTTGCGAACTATAGTTGCTCCCCCCGTGGGAGGATTTGGGTTGGGTGGAACCCGGAGCTTGTCTCTTTCCTTTCGATTTCTATCACTAATCAAGCAATTCATGGGTGTCTTAAGTGTAATGATTCTGGTATTACTTGTTTGGTTTCTGCTATATATGGAGAGCACACTTTTGTCCGCCGTAGGCCGCTCTGGGCAGACTTGCAACATTATAATGAGATATTTCAAGATACGGCGTGGGTGGTTGGAGgcgattttaatgcaattaagGACCCTTCCGACCGTGTTGGTAGCTCCACCAACTGGATCCCCTGCTTTGATGAATTTGCTCAATGTTTGGAGCAGACTGACTTGGCGGACCTCAGATTTGTTGGCCTTCGATATACGTGGTCTACATCGGCGGCGGGGAATTCCAGAAAGATGAGAAAGATTGATCGTGTGTTGGTAAATAGCAAGTGGAATGAGGACTTCTCCTTCTCTGAGGCGACGTTCCGTAGTCCGGGCATATCTGACCATTCACCGGCCGTCGTTAAAGTTATTCATCCGCCTCGCACTTTGAAGCCTTtcaaatacttccatttctGGGAGGACCACCCTGATTTCAAATCCATTGTCTCACAAGCTTGGAGCACATCGGTGTTTGGAGTTCCTATGTTTCAATTAGTCTCTAAACTCAAGTTCGTGAAAGCCCGTCTTAAGCTTCTAAACCGAGAAGAGTTTTCTGAGATCTCGGGGAGAGTTTCAGAGGCAAGAGAGAACCTTAGTTCCATTCAGACTGACCTTCAAGCTGACCCGTTGAATCTCCATCTTGCTGAAAAGGAGATGGTTTGTCGTCGGGAGTTTGTTGTTTTGAGGAATCAAGAGGAGGCTTTTTTCCGTCAGAAGTCCAGAATTTTGTGGCTGAAAGAAGGGGATAAAAACACGAGATTCTTTCATCACTCGGTGAAGAGAAGGCAGCTAAACAATAGAATTCTTTCGATTAAAGACCCCTCCGGAATAGTTATATCCGATCCTTCTTTCTTGCCGCCGCAGTattcatcaatttttctctAACTTGCTATCCCCTCATGAGACGTTCTCTAAACCGTCGTGTGAAGAGTTAAAGAGTTACATCCGTCGCCCTCTCAACGGAGAGCAGATTGCTGCCCGCAATGTTCCGGTTTTTTCGGATGACGAGATCAAGTCCATGGTATTCTCATTAGCGAAGGAAAAAGCCCCTGGGCCCGAGACGGGTTCTCTCGTGGAATTCTTCAAATCTAATTGGGAAATCGTTGGTCCCTTGGTCTTATTGGCTGTTCGGGATTTCTTCCAATTCGGGAGGATGCTCAAAGAGGTAAACGCGACAATCCTTACTCTTGTGCCCAAGATTTCCAATGCTAGTGCTGTTTCGGATTTCAGGACGATCGCGTGCTGCAATACCATTTATAAAGTTATTACTAAGATCCTAGCTAATCGTATAGCGGGTGTGTTAAATGATGTTGTGAGTCGTTCTCAAAACGCATTTGTTAAGGGAAGGAGAATTAGAGATAACATTCTCATTGCCCAAGAGCTTTTTGCGGGTTTTCATCTTCATCCGTATCTCCCCAAGTGTGCGGTGAAGGTAGACTTTCACAAAGCTTATGACACTGTTGAttgggattttttggaaaagGTTCTCCTTGCTTTCGAGTTCCCGGTTGGGCTTACCAGACTAGTGATGGCTTGTGTTCGGTCTCCATCATACTCTATAGCCATTAACGGTGAACTTCATGGTTTCTTTCGCGGAGGACGTGGTCTCAGACAGGGAGATCCCATGTCTCCTTATTTGTTTACTTTAGTTATGGAAGTATTCTCCGGAGTGTTGATATCCCGCACGGCCAGCCAGGACTTTAAATACTTCTGAGGTGTAAACCGGTCCGATTGACTCACTTATTCTTCGCCGACGACGTCTTTTGTTCTCGTCAAGCGGACTGGTTCTCTGTCCACTCTAAAGAGAGGCCTCGACATCT
This genomic stretch from Eucalyptus grandis isolate ANBG69807.140 chromosome 3, ASM1654582v1, whole genome shotgun sequence harbors:
- the LOC108955170 gene encoding uncharacterized protein LOC108955170; this translates as MAEPTGSDPSMIVQESSQDVSSSSSQEESSYDDLPKAEEHVSKPSHHMTERLQDHLADMLEASPLPVGPKKPTKGSKTSRKRGVLGPLRRAEVRRFVAVNKLCYIGLLETKVPEENFESISFTLIRGWSWVANYSCSPRGRIWVGWNPELVSFLSISITNQAIHGCLKCNDSGITCLVSAIYGEHTFVRRRPLWADLQHYNEIFQDTAWVVGGDFNAIKDPSDRVGSSTNWIPCFDEFAQCLEQTDLADLRFVGLRYTWSTSAAGNSRKMRKIDRVLVNSKWNEDFSFSEATFRSPGISDHSPAVVKVIHPPRTLKPFKYFHFWEDHPDFKSIVSQAWSTSVFGVPMFQLVSKLKFVKARLKLLNREEFSEISGRVSEARENLSSIQTDLQADPLNLHLAEKEMTFSKPSCEELKSYIRRPLNGEQIAARNVPVFSDDEIKSMVFSLAKEKAPGPETGSLVEFFKSNWEIVGPLVLLAVRDFFQFGRMLKEVNATILTLVPKISNASAVSDFRTIACCNTIYKVITKILANRIAGVLNDVVSRSQNAFVKGRRIRDNILIAQELFAGFHLHPYLPKCAVKVDFHKAYDTVDWDFLEKVLLAFEFPVGLTRLVMACVRSPSYSIAINGELHGFFRGGRGLRQGDPMSPYLFTLVMEVFSGVLISRTASQDFKYF